A genomic region of Podarcis raffonei isolate rPodRaf1 chromosome 13, rPodRaf1.pri, whole genome shotgun sequence contains the following coding sequences:
- the LOC128399206 gene encoding vomeronasal type-2 receptor 26-like, whose protein sequence is MRCPETDTFPVPHEWYQSGGLIIGGIASQFYYSFLEDFFKDNPSQNLFDDNPHMITKFYQHILALAFAVKVINENPNLLPNVTLGFHIYDSYYDARITYRNTLDLLFKMHRFVPNYKCDSQKNLIAIIGGLSSDTSFHMADTLSLYKIPQLTYGSFPQKESDIGHLLAFYRMVPNEAHQYMAIISLLHHFGWTWIGLFVTDDNGGENFLQTMEPLLHQHGICSAFTRRMEKVAHFDLGGEIFNMLNEYYVDVTNDKVNAFIIYGDSLTLSWLRFLLFIQDPENKEITSFRKLHYFLQGISFNNSAGQTMSFNEKREMGGGFDITNMITFPNKSFLQVKVGRVNPDALEGEVFIIHEDMIVWHRGFNEVIPLSLCNDHCHPGNQKKKKEGEKFCCYGCAPCSEGEISNQDDMNDCFRCPKAQYPNKNKTACIEKMITFLSYEEPLGISLASVALSFFLITALVLGTFIKCRDTPIVKANNQDLTYSLLVSLLLCFLSSLLFLGEPSTVSCLLRQPTFGIIFSVAISCVLAKTITVILAFMATKPGSSMRKWIRKKMTNSIVFSCSLIQATICTAWLMTSPPFSDLDMHSLTEEIIVQCNEGSVTMFYCVLGYMGLLAIASFVAAFAARKLPDSFNEAKFITFSMLLFCSVWLSFIPAYLSTSGKYMVAVEIFSILASSAGLLGCIFAPKCYIIILRPELNNREQLIRKKN, encoded by the exons CATGATAACAAAattctaccagcacatcctggccctGGCATTTGCTGTAAAAGTGATAAATGAGAATCCCAACCTATTGCCCAATGTCACACTgggattccacatctatgacagctattatGATGCAAGGATAACCTATCGTAACACTCTGGACTTGCTCTTCAAAATGCATAGATTTGTTCCAAACTACAAATGTGActcgcagaaaaacctcatagCCATAATCGGAGGACTTAGCTCTGATACCTCCTTCCATATGGCTGATACCCTAAgcctctacaagattccacag CTTACATATGGCTCATTTCCACAAAAGGAGAGTGATATAGGTCACTTGCTTGCCTTTTACCGCATGGTGCCCAATGAAGCTCATCAGTATATGGCAATTATCAGCTTGCTTCACCATTTTGGATGGACATGGATTGGACTCTTTGTTACAGATGACAATGGAGGAGAAAATTTCTTGCAGACTATGGAGCCATTGCTTCACCAAcatggaatctgttcagccttcacacgaagaatggaaaaagtagcTCATTTTGATTTGGGAGGTGAAATTTTCAACATGCTCAATGAATATTATGTGGATGTCACAAATGATAAAGTCAATGCATTCATCATCTATGGAGATTCTCTGACACTGAGCTGGCTAAGATTTCTTCTATTTATACAAGATCCTGAAAATAAGGAAATCACATCATTTAGAAAG CTCCACTATTTTCTGCAAGGCATTTCGTTTAACAACTCAGCAGGGCAAACAATGTCCTTTAATGAAAAAAGGGAAATGGGAGGCGGATTTGACATTACGAACATGATCACATTCCCAAACAAGTCTTTCCTTCAAGTGAAAGTTGGACGTGTTAATCCTGATGCTCTTGAAGGAGAAGTATTCATCATTCATGAAGATATGATTGTGTGGCACAGAGGTTTTAATGAG GTGATTCCCCTTTCTCTGTGTAATGACCACTGCCACCCTGGgaatcagaagaaaaagaaagaaggggaaaagttTTGCTGCTATGGTTGTGCTCCATGTTCAGAAGGGGAAATTTCAAACCAGGATG atatgaaTGACTGCTTCAGATGCCCAAAAGCTCAGTatccaaacaagaacaaaactgcCTGCATTGAGAAAATGATAACCTTCCtttcttatgaagaacctttaggGATTAGTTTAGCATCAGTtgccctttctttcttcctcatCACAGCTTTGGTGCTAGGAACATTCATTAAGTGCAGagacactcccatagtcaaagccaacaaccaggACCTCACCTACTCTCTCCttgtctctctcctgctctgcttcctttcttcattgTTATTTCTGGGTGAACCTAGCACAGTTTCCTGCCTCCTCCGGCAACcaacttttggcatcatcttctctgtagccatttcttgtgtgttggccaaaactATCACTGTGAttctagctttcatggccaccaagccagggtcAAGCATGAGGAAGTGGATAAGGAAAAAAATGACAAattccattgtcttttcctgTTCTCTTATTCAAGCAACAATTTGTACCGCATGGTTGATGACATCTCCACCCTTTTCTGATTTGGACATGCACTCTTTAACAGAAGAAATcattgtgcaatgtaatgaagggtcagtcaccatgttctactgtgtcttgGGCTATATGGGCCTCTTGGCCATTGCCAGCTTCGTTGCCGCATTTGCAGCCCGCAAATTGCcggacagttttaatgaagccaaattcattaCTTTCAGCATGTTGCTCTTTTGCAGCGTTTGGCTGTCTTTTATTCCAGCCTACCTGAGCACAagtggaaaatacatggtggctgtggagatcttctccatcttggcctccagtgctgggttattaggctgcatctttgcccctaaatgctacatcattattctgaggccagaactgaacaaCAGGGAGCAACTTATaagaaaaaagaattaa
- the LOC128399207 gene encoding vomeronasal type-2 receptor 26-like, with protein sequence MRCPETDQFPVPHEWYQSGGLIIGGIASQFYYSIIEECFIENPSQNLFDNNPHMITKFYQHILALAFAVKVINENPNLLPNVTLGFHIYDSYYDARMTYRNTMDLLFKMHRFAPNYKCDSQKNLIAIIGGLSSDTSFHMADTLSLYKIPQLAYGSFPQEESDIDNFLSFYRMVPNEVHQYMAIISLLQHFGWTWIGLFVTDDDGGENFLQALEPMLYQHGICSAFTQRMEKIARFDMVGEIFDMLDRYYVGVTNDKANAFIVYGDSLTLSWLRSVMYLRDPENKESASFRKVWIMTTQIDFILLSFQKSWDLELFEGAISFTIHSKKLLKFNEFLQIIKPYWNSGDGFLKDFWEQAFDCPFPDLLMQDTETCTGEEKLECLPGHLFEMDMTGHSYSIHNAVYVVAHALHAIYSYRSKQRAMVGGKRFELQDLQPWQLHHFLQGISFNNSAGETLSFDDKRELRGGYDITNMITFPNKSFLQMKVGQVDPDALEGEAFIIHEDMLVTPLSLCNDHCHPGNQKKKKEGEKFCCYGCAPCSEGEISNQNDMNDCFRCPKTQYPNKNKTACIEKTMTFLSYEEPLGISLALVALSFFFITALVLGTFIKYRDTPIVKANNRDLTYSLLVSLLLCFLSSLLFLGESSTVSCLLRQPTFGIIFSVAVSCVLAKTITVVVAFMATKPGSSMRKWVGKRLAYSVVLPCSLIQSTTCTVWLMTSPPFPDLDMHSLAEEIIVQCNEGSVTMFYCVLGYMGLLAIASFVAAFAARKLPDSFNEAKFITFSMLLFCSVWLSFFPAYLSTSGKSMVAVEIFSILASSAGLLGCIFAPKCYIIILRPELNNREQLIRKKN encoded by the exons ATGAGGTGCCCTGAGACTGATCAATTTCCTGTTCCACATGAGTGGTACCAGTCAGGTGGCCTCATCATTGGTGGGATTGCCTCTCAGTTCTATTATTCCATCATTGAAGAATGCTTCATTGAAAATCCTTCACAGAATCTGTTTGATAATAATCCACA CATGATTACAAAattctaccagcacatcctggccctGGCATTTGCTGTAAAAGTGATAAATGAGAATCCCAACCTCTTGCCCAATGTCACACTTgggttccacatctatgacagctattatGATGCAAGGATGACCTATCGTAACACCATGGACCTGCTCTTTAAAATGCATAGATTTGCTCCCAACTATAAATGTGACTCGCAGAAAAACCTCATTGCCATAATCGGAGGACTTAGCTCTGATACCTCCTTCCATATGGCTGATACCTTAAgcctctacaagattccacag CTTGCATATGGCTCATTCCCCCAAGAGGAGAGTGATATAGATAACTTCCTTTCCTTTTACCGCATGGTGCCCAATGAAGTGCATCAGTATATGGCAATTATCAGCTTGCTCCAGCATTTTGGATGGACATGGATTGGACTCTTTGTTACAGATGATGATGGAGGAGAAAATTTCCTGCAGGCCCTGGAGCCCATGCTTTACCAGCATGGGATCTGTTCAGCCTTCAcacaaagaatggaaaaaatagCTCGTTTTGATATGGTGGGTGAAATTTTTGATATGCTTGATAGGTATTATGTGGGTGTCACAAATGATAAAGCCAATGCATTCATTGTCTATGGAGATTCTCTGACATTGAGCTGGCTGAGATCTGTTATGTATCTACGAGATCCTGAAAATAAGGAAAGTGCATCATTTAGAAAGGTGTGGATCATGACAACCCAGATTGATTTCATATTATTGAGTTTTCAAAAGTCTTGGGATCTTGAGCTCTTTGAAGGTGCCATTTCCTTCACCATACACTCCAAAAAGCTTCTCAAGTTCAATGAATTTCTTCAGATCATAAAACCTTACTGGAATTCAGGTGATGGTTTTCTCAAGgacttctgggagcaagcatttgactgtCCATTTCCAGATCTGCTCATGCAAGATACTGAAACATGTACAGGGGAGGAGAAGTTAGAATGTCTTCCTGGGCATCTGTTTGAAATggacatgactggccacagctacagtatccaCAACGCTGTCTATGTTGtcgctcatgctttgcatgctatTTATTcatacagatcaaagcaaagagcaaTGGTGGGAGGCAAAAGGTTTGAACTTCAAGatctgcagccttggcag CTGCACCATTTTCTGCAAGGCATTTCATTCAACAACTCAGCAGGAGAAACATTGTCTTTTGATGATAAAAGGGAACTGAGAGGTGGATATGACATCACGAACATGATCACATTCCCAAACAAATCCTTCCTTCAAATGAAAGTTGGACAAGTTGATCCTGATGCTCTTGAAGGAGAAGCATTCATCATTCATGAAGATATGCTT GTGACTCCCCTTTCTCTGTGTAATGACCACTGCCACCCTGGgaatcagaagaaaaagaaagaaggggaaaagttTTGCTGCTATGGTTGTGCTCCTTGTTCAGAAGGGGAAATTTCAAACCAGAATG atatgaaTGACTGCTTCAGATGCCCCAAAACTCAGTATCCTAACAAGAACAAAACTGCCTGCATTGAAAAAACGATGACCTTCCtttcttatgaagaacctttaggGATCAGTTTAGCATTGGTtgccctttctttcttcttcatcaCAGCTTTGGTGCTAGGAACATTCATTAAGTACAGAGACACTCCCATAgttaaagccaacaaccgggacctcacctactctctccttgtctctctcttgctctgcttcctctcttccttgTTATTTCTGGGTGAATCTAGCACAGTCTCCTGCCTCCTCCGGCAACCAacgtttggcatcatcttctctgtagccgtttcttgtgtgttggccaaaactatcactgtagttgtagctttcatggccaccaagccagggtccAGCATGAGGAAGTGGGTAGGGAAAAGACTGGCCTACTCAGTTGTGCTTCCCTGTTCTCTTATTCAATCAACTACCTGTACTGTGTGGTTGATGACATCTCCCCCCTTCCCTGATCTGGACATGCACTCTTTAGCAGAAGAAATcattgtgcaatgtaatgaagggtcagtcaccatgttttattgtgtcctgggctacatgggcctcttggccattgccagcttcgttgctgcatttgcagcccgcaagttacctgacagttttaatgaagccaagttcattaccttcagcatgttgctcttttgcagtgtttggctgtcttTTTTTCCAGCCTACCTGAGCACAAGTGGAAAGagcatggtggctgtggagatcttctccatcttggcctccagtgctgggttattgggctgcatctttgcccctaaatgctacatcattattctgaggccagaactgaacaaCAGGGAGCAACTTATaagaaaaaagaattaa